TGTAGTGCTGTGCTGCTTCTTCGATCCGCCTACCCAACCACGCCCAGTACCTTCGGTCCCACTCGTGACCTTGGGTGCACCAAGCCTTGTTGCCGTCGGTTTCGGCGTACACCACCCCGCCGCACTCGTCCTCGGGGCAAGGCCCCAGTTTGCGGGTGCGGGTGGGGTCGGCGAGGGGTGACAGGCCGCGGACGAGGTTGTGGAGTTCGCGGATCTCCTGCGCGAACTCGTCGAACCCGTCCAACTCGGCCCGCTTGCCGCACCAGTCGGTGAGGAACCGAACTTCCGACATGATCGTGGGCGGTTCGGGTGGGGTGGGCCGGTTAAACTCCTCCCTCACAGCGGTGGAGAGGCCGTGGAGGGTGCCGAGGATCGACCGCAGGCGGGTGTCGGTGTCGTCCGGCCCGTCGCCCCACGCCTTCGAGCGCACATCTCGGGCGACGATCACCTCGTCCCTGGCGGGGCTGGTGGACCGGAACCCTGGTGCCCGCCGGCCACCTGGGGTGGATCCCTTCTCCGCCGTCAACACCGACGCATAGAGTTCGATCTCCCGCAGCTGTCCCCGCACCCTGTCCAGACAGGGGTGGCACACGTGCCCAACATCGGCTCGGTGCTGCCGGTTCGACGGGCACGCCACACACACGCTCATCGGGACCTCCACAGGGCGACACGGCGGCGCAGGCTGTACGGCACCCACCGCTGCGCAAATGTGGGCTCAGGGACCTTCGCGGCGATGAGCGGGCGGGCGAGCATCCCCCCGGCTTCGGTCTCCTGAACCAGACGAACCACATCCTCCGGGGACACGTCGGGTGAGAGAAGCAGCAGCATCTGATGCTGCGGCGGGTGTCCCTTCCGGATGCCCATCGCCCTCGCGGTGCCAGGCTTCACCTTCGGGGCCGTGCTCACTTGCCCTCCTCGTCTCGTAGAGCCTTCCGGCGGGTGTTGTCGCATCTTCGACACTTCGGGCTGTGCCCCGGCTGGTACACCTTGCGGTTCTCCTCCGTCATCAAATGCAGCCCCTCAGGGCACAACGGGGGGTTCGTGTGGGAGTTGGATCAGGCCGAGCATGTCGAGTAGCTGGGCGCAGTCCTCGGCGTCATCGGCGTGGGCGGCGACGAACAGCGCCGCTTTCCGGGCGGTGTCTGGGTCCACCTCGCCGGCGCCTTTGAGGAGCGCGGTGCCGCGGGAGGCGAACCCGATGATGTCGTCCCCGGTTTGGCTGTTGAGCACGGTCACTTGGTCCTCCAGTGGGTGAGTCGCTGCCATGGGGTGGCGGGTCGCCACATGCGGCCCGGTAGGTGGAGGCCGGGGTGGTTCCAGAACCGGCCCACCTGGTTGCACATGTCGCAGATGGGGCGGAGCAGCCACAGCGCCCGGCAGCGGCAGCGCCACACGCCGCCAGCCGATCCGTCCGGGTCGATGTGGGTGTGTTCGGACTCCTCCCCCAACATGTGGATCGCGATCGTGCGGATGGTGATGGGTGGTTCGCAGGCGTGCAGGGGCTTCACCCAGTCACCTCGATGCCCAGGCGAGCCCCAAGAGCGTCGGCGTATCGCATCAGGGTGGACAGGCGTGGTTCGCGTCGGCCTGTCTCGAACATCGACACCTGCGGTCGTTGCATGCCCATGCGGTCGGCGATCTCCTCTTGCGAGATGCCGAGGCGTTTGCGGGTGGCGACGAGTTCGGCCACCAGCGTGTGGGGTTCAGTCGCCAACGACGGTCTCCTCATACGACGGGAACCATTCACCCCCCGCCACCCCGTTCGAGGCGGTAGGGAGGGTCGGCACAGGCTCAGAAGCAGCCGCGGTGGAGTCTTGGGCGCAGGGGTGGCAATGCCACCGCACCTCCCCATGCGGACATAGCGCGGCATGCTCGCTAGCAAGCTCAGTCACGGTTCGTCTCCGATCGCTGCATCGAGGCGGGCCAGGAAGTCGGACCAGGACCCTCCGGGGCCGCCGTCACTGATGGACGGTTCCTGGTAATTAAGTTGGCGGGCGTCCCCCGCCGATAGCTCCCCGCCCGCCGCGATCCATTCCGACGCGGTGTACACCTCGGCGTCACCGCCAGCGATGCGGGCCGCGAGTTCCCGCGCCCGGTCGCTCACACCGTCCGGGAGGATGACCCGGCCCCGGGACAACCTGGCCGGGATGGAGTCCCCAGCCGGTTGGGGGTTGTGTCGCCACACCTCATGACGCGAAAAGTCAGTCACGGTCCCTCCACAGGGGTGATGTCGTCGGCGGTGATGCCCGTCGTGTTCGGACGCACCAGCACATGCGCCAGCGGTGTCCTGTCCTGCGGACATTCGGGTGGTGCCGCCGCGCTGGAGACGTGCCCCTGGAACACCTCCACCCGCAGCGTCGTTCCTGGTGCCTGCCAGTCCCACATCATGGTGACCAGATCCGTTCGAGGCAGGTGGAAGCTGGGCAAGGCGATCGGGACACGCTTCCGCAGCACCTCCACCCACAGCGACGGCGGATCAGTCGCGCGCACCCACGAGTCAGTCATGGGGTGCCCACTCCTCCTGAAACCCAGAACGACCCCGGAAAGCCACGGCGAGGACGCGAAGTAGCTGCTGTGCCATGACCTGCTCGCCCTCGTCGACGTAGACCCCGCGCAAAGGAGGCTCGATCAGGTCGAGGATGCGGCGCTTGGACTCCACCTCCGCCATCATGCGGTGCGGGTCGAACCACTTCAGGTAGCGCACGTCGTAGCTAGGGCGTACGTTCTCGTCCAGATCCAGGCGGGTCCAGCCGCCGTTGTGCTCGGTGAGTAGCGGCAGATGCCCGAAGCCGTGCCCGGCGGCGGCAGCGCAGTTCCAGTCCTCATCAAGACAGGCGCGGAGGAACGCGATCAGAGCCTCAGTGTCACTCACGGCCGATCACCATCCTTGGCGTGCTTCGCCGACCGCTCGCGCCGCAGAAGGGCAAGCCCCCACAGCAGGAACACCCAAGTGCCCATCTTCGCGGCCAGCGCTGGCACACCGAGCCACGCAACATCGGTGATCTCGCGGGCCAAGTCGAACACCATCGCGGCGATAGCGCAGCCGACCGCCCACGTCAGGGTGTCGAGCGCATCGGACTTCGTCTTGTCAGGCATGGGTGGGTGTGTCCTCTCCAGAGGGGCGGGCCCCTTCAACCACTGCCGCGAAAGATCGCAGCCGGGAAGGGGTGAGCATGTCGGGATGGTTCGCGAGCCAGCGCAGCGCCCAGGCCGCTGCGACCCGCAGCTGCTGAGCAGTCCGCAGGGGCTTGGACAGGACCACGCGAGCTGAGCGCTTCACGCCCGGGGCGTAGGTGGCGGGAGCGTCGAACTTCGCAGACGCATAGGCAGCAGCCACGAGTTCGATGAACTTCACCGCGCGCTCGCGGTCCCCGAGCACCTCTTCGTACTCGCCCGGGAAGGGATGCTCCTGCTTGGTCTGCTCCACCCGACGCATGCTCTCCATGCGCCGGCGCACATCGTCAGTCACTGGTCGGGGTCCTCTCCAGAGGGGCAGCGACACAGGTCGCTGTCAGGGTCGTAGGTGACACTGCGCGGGTTCGCTGGGTCGCACCAGCAGACCGGCTCGTGCAGACGGCACCCATCGTCGTGGTACGAGTGGTCGTCGTAGACCGTCACTGCGGGTCCTTTCCTGTGGGGTGCTGGGACACACCCCGAAGAGCACGAAGAGCAGCCGCCGCGTGATCGATGTAGCGCTCACGTTCCGGTGCTCCAAGGAAGCCTGACCAGTACCGATTGAACGTCGCGTCGGTCCAGTACTGCCCGGTCTCCCTAGTTGCTTCTGCCCGCGCGAGGGATCGGGCGAGGCGTTCTACGGTGTCGGGGTCCTCAGGATCAACCCGAACCCAACCTCCGTTGAGGATCGCATCGGCGAGCTTGTTCGCAGAGGTCCACACCTGCGGGCCGACACTGCGTGTCGTGGGGAAGATCGGGACACAGTCGTCCTCGGGGTCCACGAACCCGCACTGCTTCAGGTGGCGGACCAGTTGGTCTCGGAGGTGGGTCACAACCCCTCCCCAGCGTTAGCGATCTCAAGGAGAACGTCCCCGTGACACGGCTGATCAAGAGGACACCAACAGACAAGGTCCTTGCCCGCGAGTTCGCGGCGGATCTCCTCGGGACTGGGGTAGTCCGTCAGCCACTTGCCGTGGAGGAGGCCGTTCTCGAAGTCGGAGACCGCGAAGTGGCGACGCTGGTTGTCGTCGAAGCGGTGGATGTAGGGCTCGCCGTCGATGCTGGTGGTCGTGCGGCTCGCGGGGTAGCTGGTCCAGTCGTACGGGTTGCCCCACTTGGTGGGCCGTCCGACGTACACCGCGTCTTCCGGCATGCGCCAGCCACGTGTCCGGCGACGCTGGATCCGCTTTGGCTCAGCCATCGTGTTCCTCCTTGTGGAGTTCGCTGGTCTCCGAAGCCCCAACGATGAGGCCAGTTTCGTTGGAAGTTGGGTCCGACGCTCCAACGTTGGTGGCAGGGCTGGTCTCCGAAACCGGACGGCCGGGCAACGGCTTGAGGACAGCGCTGCAAACACCGCAGCGTTCGAGGGTGCTGGACTCCTGGGTGTACCGGTCCGTCCCAACCTCGCGTTTGCACCAAGGGCACCAGTCCGTGCCTGTGCGAGTCTCCGCGAGCGTCGGCGGCTTCTTCTCTGTTCCAGTGACTCCGGTCGCCGGCGGGTTGGGCTGGTCCACCCCCAACACCCTCGGACCGGACGGTGCATGGTCGTCGTGCCAGGACGCGTACCAGTCCGGGACCTGGTCGCGGTTGCTCCTGCCGCTACAGATCGCGCAGGACCATCCGGGGCCAGACGCTCCGGGCGGTAAGTGGCTTGAACCTTCAGGGGCAAGGTTCAAGTTTTCGGCGTCGCACTTGAATGCGGGGGTGGCGGTACGCCACGACTCCAGCAACTCCATGATCTTCACAGCGCGGTTGGTGTCATGCCCGTCCAAACCGCCGGGGAGGCTGCGGAGGAGTTCCCGGATCTTCAGCTCGGCGGCAGAGGGGAGTTGGATGGCGTGTTCCCTCAACCCAGCCAACTCAGCACGCGCAGCGTCACGCTCACCGTTCGCCTTCGCACGTTCAGTGTTGACGACCCGGGCCCGCTCCCGCCACAGGCGGTACTCCCGCACTGCGGTCTTCAACAGTTCCCACAAGGCACGACGCTGCGAGTCGCCACCCGCCAGCTCCTCGCCGCACTTGCCGCAGCGGCCCTCCAACCAGCCGCGCTCAATCACCAGCGGATCCTCGTCCCACCGTGGTGTCGGGGTCTGGTCTCGAAGCCGAGCCATCTCGACAACGACGCGCGTCACCTGCTGTTCGACAAAGCGCGCCACCGAGGACATGTCGACCGTCTCCGTGGTCTCACCGAAGGCGGCGAGGATGGCGTCAAGCTGGTTCCAGGCGTCCTCCCGGCCCTCGAACGCGACCTCGTAGCGGCGGTTGGCCTTGTCCAGCTCGGTTTGCGGGACCAGGCGGTCCGCGTGCGCAGGCTCCGGGTTGCTGTCCGCGCCGGTGCCGAGGTGGTGTCGCAGCGACTCCCACCCACCCGTCGCGACCCACCAGAGGTCGTCCTTGCGCTTGAGCAACCCCAGCGTGTTCGACCAGTACAGCTCGGGCGGGTTGGTGTCGGTCACTGCTGCTCCTTCAAGTCCGGCCACGCAGTCGGCACCGCCCCGGTGGTGGCGGCGAGGTGCGCGAACAACACCCCCGGCTGGGTGGTCTCGTAGTGGGCGAGGGCCGTGGCGACGAGTTCGGCCCGTTCGGGGGTGCCGGTCGCGGCGACAGGGTTGCGGGAACCGGCGAACTCCACAGCCACGACCCACACGCTGTCGGGGAGGGTGTCGACGACGACGGTGGCGGGTTGGGCGGGTCGGGTGGCGAGCCACGCCCGGGTGGCCTCGATGTCACCCAACGGGGGCTTGCTGGTCACGGCTGGCATCGGTTCGACCTCGTGCCATTCGCCGTAGCGTTCGCCGGCGACCTTCAGCCACGCGGTGACGTTGGCTTCAGTGTCGAGTCCTGCGGGGACGGTGATGCCGGCGAGCCAGGGGTGTTGCTGCAGCAGGAAGGGCCGGGTCTCCTCGATCGCGCGGGGGATCTGGTGGGTGAGGTGGGATTGCCCGGTGACGTGGTCCACGAACTGCTGGACGCCAGGGAGCCCTCGCGGGGAGAGCAGCTGTCCGGTTGCGATGGTGAGGAGGTCGCCGAGGTGGAACCGGTTGCTGGTCACGACCGGTCCTCCCCAGACAGTCTTGCGCGGATCTCTGCTGCTGCCGCGTCGAGCCGCAGTTCGACGTCCATCGCGGTGTAGGTGGCGAGGGCTCCTTCGTCGTGGATCTCGCGGCGGATCCGTTCCAACTCGGCTGCGACACCGCGGGCGATCTGCTGGCGGAGTTCAGTGTTGTGGCGTTCCACCTGCGCCCGCAGTTCGTCGCGTTCGGCACGCAGCTCAGCCCTCGTCCGCATCAGGTCGACCTGTTCCGGTGTGGCCGTGTCGACGATGGCGGAGCCCTCACGCTGGTACCGACCGAGCCAGCACAGGTCACCTGGTTCGTAGGGAAGGTGCTCCACGTTGCACGCTGGACAGCGCGGATCCTGCTTCGCCTTGAGGTAGGTGGTGCCGCCTTGGGGCATGCGGCGGAACAGGTCGACGCGGGTGATGGGCTGCTGGGGTGGTGTGGGCGGTTGTGGGGTGGGCACGGTCAGGCTCCCTTCCGCACGCTGTCGGCGTGCTTCTCGTGCTCGATACCGTCCGGGTTGGTCAGATCGATCACCGCGTACCAGCGTTCGTGAACGCCTTCCTCGTACTCTTCGGTCCAGGTGTCGACGATCTGGCCGTCGGTCCACTGGTCGTGGCTGTTGAGGAACTGGACTTCGCCAGTCAGCGGGCTGTCGTCAGCCATTGGGG
The window above is part of the Amycolatopsis thermoflava N1165 genome. Proteins encoded here:
- a CDS encoding helix-turn-helix domain-containing protein; protein product: MATEPHTLVAELVATRKRLGISQEEIADRMGMQRPQVSMFETGRREPRLSTLMRYADALGARLGIEVTG
- a CDS encoding DUF6221 family protein, producing MSDTEALIAFLRACLDEDWNCAAAAGHGFGHLPLLTEHNGGWTRLDLDENVRPSYDVRYLKWFDPHRMMAEVESKRRILDLIEPPLRGVYVDEGEQVMAQQLLRVLAVAFRGRSGFQEEWAPHD
- a CDS encoding DUF4326 domain-containing protein, translating into MAEPKRIQRRRTRGWRMPEDAVYVGRPTKWGNPYDWTSYPASRTTTSIDGEPYIHRFDDNQRRHFAVSDFENGLLHGKWLTDYPSPEEIRRELAGKDLVCWCPLDQPCHGDVLLEIANAGEGL